The region TACAGTACACCTGGTACCATATTTTATGCCATACTGGGTATAACCAATTTACCAGTGCCCCCTCCAGACATGTGGCATAATTGAAACCACGGCCCATGACAAGAAGAGACCTCTGCTGGTACAGCTCTTCAGCAATGATCTTTATTTTCTCATCCAGAGACAAGACCTTTTTTATGAAATCTAGGACACAAAAAATACACATCTCATGATGACGTCTTTGACCTCCATAGCCATCAAatacagtgaatgagttaagtatTGTTCCTGTTTTTTGTTGATAACAAAATCAAGGCTTACACAGGAGGTGCGTTTTGACAGTAGTACAATCCTAAAGTgatctgggggggaaaaaaacacgtcCTATCGCCTGAATTGGCTCATCCTGTTTTGTCAACAATAGCCCGAAACAAGGCTTGAGTTGTCTCTGGCAACATAGTGTAAACATAgctggtttttttttagtttttttggtCCAATTCAGCCATTATGTGCTACTATGTCAATCGAATCTGCCGAGGCCcccagcagagaaaaaaaatcctggagCTGTCTCTGCATAAGAAGTGGTTGGGTAGAAGACCCCAGGCACCAAATTCAGAGATTCTATAATGAGACTAACCAGGCTGTTagacgtacgtacgtacgtactaTATTGCATCGATCGTCCAAGAGCCCCAAAGAGCAGAAACTGCCACACGGCACAAAATGgtcagaggaataaaaacaatgtcACCACCTCATATCATTAACAATCTAACCTCAGTAGATGTCTGCATTCTAATGACAAGTACTCTAGTTGGATGTTGTGTTGTTACCAGGAAGCTGTCGGAGGCTGTTGATGATCTCCAGTCTTCTCTTCTGTAGGGAGAGCCTGTCCTCACTCATCATTAGGCCAAACATGGTGAGCGCCACAAATTGACTGGTGTACGCCTGAATCACGAACAAAGTGGGGAGAGGGGTGTGTGGTCTTGTTTGTTTTACCACAGCCACAGTTTGATCTTAGAACGTTTGGTCAATGCTGTTGGAGTTGTACCTTGGTGCTAGCCACTCCAATCTCAGGCCCAGCATTAATATGGACTCCACAGTCTGTTTCTCTGCAAATGGAGCTTCCCACGGTGTTGGTTATGCCCACTGTTAAGGCACCTCTCTCCTTACAGTAACGCAAAGCCATTAAGGTGTCTGCTGTCTCTCCTGATGGTTAGTGCAAAGAGTTAGGAGTCTTAAATTTGTCTTTAGAGACAACCAGTGTGAAGTTTTGCATGATTGGTGGTGTTGTCACCTGACTGGCTCATGAAGAAGCTGACGTCGTCTCTGAAAACAGGTGTATTGCGGTCAAGGAAGTCACTCGCCAGCTCCACCATGACAGGCAGCTCTGTTAGTTCCTCCAGGATTTGTCTGGTCTGAAAAAGTTTGAGGGAAAGTCAGATGAGCACCACTTTGACTTTCTCAACAGTGTTGGACAATCAACCTAAACTTACGGCGACTGCAGCATGGAAACTAGTACCACAGCCAATCATGATCAGCCGTCTGCAGCGTTTGATCTCTTTTATGTGGTCCTTCAATCCGCCGAGAATCACTGAGAAATAGTTAAGAGACAGTTGCATAACACACCTCACATATTATGGGTCCGATATACAAGTGGCATTATGGTTACCAGTATTGGAGTCAAAACAAATGCGGCCTCTCATTGTGTTGACCACCGACTCTGGCTGCTCGAAGATCTCTTTCTGCATGAAAGAATCAAAATTTCCTGCAACGGGAAGACCATTACATTGGCATGTGTACATCATTTGTATATTTGCAAGTACTGTAAATGTGGCCATAGTTAATACACTGTAGGTGTTTAATTGGCAATTTCTTAATGCTCGTTTTATTGTTGCGGGATACTGcgattcagttttttttctgtggttaTGCAATCAATACAAATAATCAGATTTGATGTACCTAAATAGTCCTTTTAGGGAAATAGAGGACATTTGTTATAGTTACAGTCTATTGCATGGGTAGGCAACTCTGGTCCTTGAGGGCCTGCATGTTTTCTTTgtctccctgttgcaacacaccttcTATTCTATTCTCTTCTATTCTCTTCTCTTCTATTCTCTTTGCCAGAAAATATATACAACTTGCATTGAGGTCTTCAGTCAGCAGAGGGAGTGCAAGtatagcggattttttttttggagcgggGTTGGTATAATTTTGAATCTGTCCTTTCTTAGCTTTGAAATATCTGACCTTTCATTATCTGTTGGAGCTCCATTTGTAGGGTTTGGATGGCGCGTACAGGATCTTCACCGGCCTGCCGGTTCATCCTGTGGATGGAAAGTTTCCCTCCTCTCACCACAGCAATGTCATGATCCTCCAGGTACAACACCTTGTTGGTGTGTTCAATAATGGCGCTGGGAATCAAAAGGAAAATAATGGtggttaacaaaaaaaaatggtaagaaACAAAAGTAGGTGATTTCATTTAGATTCCATTTATACAGTACATTTTATAAATATGGAGGTAAGACAAGAAGTGACATTGCCACACCTAGTGGAGTTCTCACCTTGCGTCAGAAGCAAAGTAATACTCCACAGGCCTGCCATCCCCGACGGAGTTAATAGTGCCACCAGTGCGGTTATGGTTGTTCTTTTCCTGGACGTCCTCCTTTAGGAGAGCTGTGGGGTCAGAAACAGATGCCAAGGGATCAGCTCGATGTCTTTTGTGGACATGACAAATTCTTCTTCTGAACTTTCTACTGAAAATTAGGTTCCTATTCTATGATATGAAAAGCAAAGCCACATTTGATCAATCAAAATGACATCATGAATATTAATTCAGTCATTGGATTTGTCTGGAGGGCATTATTTACACACAAAAGATTTAGGTGTGTGACAATTCTGAGTACTCTTGTGTAGTTTGTCATCATAGCACAAACATTTTAAATGGAGGACAAGAGTCAATAAAAGTCATTCTTTATAACCATTAAATTGACACACCTAGGTTTATTTTGTCCTCACCCACGACAACAACAGTAACTCATTGCACTTTGGACTGGTGTCGCTCTTTCCTACGAAGAACCATAAATCGTTCACAAAGACAGCCGAGACAGTTTTGTCTGTGTTACACAAAGTGCGCAGATCCAGCAGGCAATAGGAAATCATTTTGTTTCCATGTGTTGTTAATCTATCAGACACCATTTCCAGCTCGTGTTTTGCTTGATGCATCTACTTTGCAGGAAGTTTCTGAGGAATTTTCCCAGAGACGGTTCACTGGAATACTTGGCAGCTCGCAAATGCTCAGAACAAAGGCTTTTCTAAAAAGGCTTTGCAATGCGTTATTATACAATTGCGCCCCAAATTTATTCCAAGATTCCTTTCATAAGACAGCCTTTGGTGAGAGGAGCTAATGTGTGTTTGACGTATAGTCCACAGAATACTGCCACAGAAAAACCTCATCAGCAACCAAATTAAATATCTGTTATTTATTCCTCTAATAAAATTCAAGTTCAATATTGTCCAATACTTTTGGGAAACATTTGTGTGTTGATAACTGTCGGGTGTTAAAATGCAGTTGGTTGTGGTATTTATGccttatattttatttaaacttAAGAGTATTAAGGACAGTACATTATTTTAAACAGATGGTGTGGATTCAGTTTCTAAATTAAAGCACTGTGTGATTTGCGTCTTTTacacaaaaaaatctgaaaaataaattcacaGCTCGCACACTGCACATTGATGGTGAAAGCTGCTCAACAGCTAATCTGTAACTTTTTGcagtatattttatatttaaaaaatgtattagtTTAGGTGTCAGGTGATTTGTGTGTACTATGGCTGTAATATGTGTACCAAAATGATGCTGATTATTGTGGGTTTTGTTTGCAGAAGAGTATCAGTAATAATAAGAAGTTAGTTTTTCACCTCTtagcatttattttaaataagtaCAGGCATCCTTGAGAAAAGCGTGGGCAACAGTGTGTCATATTGTAACTGTGATGAGGCAGCCAAAGTGAGGAAGCGGACTTACCACCCTTGTACTGGACAGGAATATGTTCGGTTGACAGCTCGTGTTCACTTCGCACGCCAATGAGCAAGGGACTTCCTCTCCTGATCAGGAAATGGGAGAAATGATAAGTTTATGTTTGATaaattaacaacaatttaaaatTTTCACAAGAAGTCTCATGTTTTGATCACACCTCCTCTCTTTACTCCCCCAAATATTTCAAACATTCTTAAACGCTATCACACTGATTTTATTGCCTTATACTTCTGTCGGGCCTCTTATTGGTTGTGGAGTTAACAAAGGTCGAGCAACATTTGCCAGGTTTGACTGACttgacagcaaacaaaaattTCCAAACAAATCTCTTCATGCCAAGTCGGTTATTAAGACAAATACTTAAGGCCTCTTCTTAGCACGTACGCTATTTGTATGGCTGGATCTATCTTTGCTCTCCAGTTATGATTTCTCTGGGGCTCAGCTCCAGTGACGCAAAGCCGCCGGTTGTTTTACGGGGCGTGGGGCTTGAAGTGAAGCTTGCAAACAGAAACATGTGGTCGCTATCCAGTACAATATTTACCCTGTGGGAGGGaaagacgaggaaaaagaggggaaGCAAATGGACGAGAGAAAAACGAGATGTGTTAGTCCGAAGAGAGACAGCGGAGAAACAATAGAGGAAGATAAAAGTTGAAACTAGAACAGCCGAAACGTCATGAAAGCTGAACCTTTTTGATTGATAACAACAGCTGCCCAGTACCAGGATACAAACATTCTTTCTCCCGCCAAATACTATATTTATGCAAACTAAGCTCTCTTTTTGGCAAAATACCGCAAAGCatttgaaatgtcattttcCTTATACGTGAAAGGTGAGAAATGCCAAATGAAGAAAGTAACTGGGGAACAAACGTCATAGCACACCATAGCAATCCTTGGACGGCATACAAGCATAGGGATGACATGACATCATTGCTGCCTTGCTGAGACACACAACTGTTGTGTTTGGGATGTGAACAGTAAAGGCGTACACTGCTCAAATTGGCCCAACATGTTAACCGCATTGAGAAAACGTGTTGCTGTTAAATGGGGGGAGGAGTAGTATTCACAGTAAAAACTACAAAGGGTGGTTTCATCACAACTTATGTGGATAACAATAATATTAATGATAACTTGGACTTAGGTAATACCAAGGGATCCAATGATGCATGAATGCTGCTTATTCGCCATAGtgctgggggagaaaaaaaaaaacactaaaaaatgAGGGagtttgtaataaaaaaaaatcgtaattGTTCTGTCATGAAAAAGAAATACTGCACCTCCTTggtataaaaaaagaaacatctgcCAAGGGAACACAACCAATTGTAGGCAGAAGGCGTTACTTGTGAGTGGTCAATTTTTTGTCGTACATGTATGTACACAGTCATTGTGGGCACAGCCCTATAGCCTCACCAGAAATATAATTTCAACCCAGTAACCTTAGTGTTATAGTAACAAGCTATTATGGATGAGGTGCTGTGCTGAGGTGCTCACTACCTAACAGCGCGAGCGGGATTGGCATTTGTTCACGAGACGTAATAatcaagttttctttttttattcaaatgttcCCCTCTAAATTTGGAAATGATGACTAAGTTGCAGCACAGCAAATCAATCGTTAAATACGTGTAGATATTCTCCCTCAAGGCATAGCTGGCAGCATAAGAACGACATCAGAGCAATGTGGCTGGGTTAGTTACACAACTGCTGAAGGACAATCGATGAATTGGATGATAAGAAATTTTGTTGCAGGCTCAGAGCCATATCAATGGTGGCTCCTgctcatataccgtattttccgcactataaggcgcaccggattataaggcgcaccttcaatgaatggcccattttaaaactttggccatatataagatatatacatttggcccgcgggccggacttt is a window of Syngnathus typhle isolate RoL2023-S1 ecotype Sweden linkage group LG1, RoL_Styp_1.0, whole genome shotgun sequence DNA encoding:
- the gfpt2 gene encoding glutamine--fructose-6-phosphate aminotransferase [isomerizing] 2 isoform X1; protein product: MCGIFAYLNHQVPRTRKEIFETLVKGLQRLEYRGYDSAGIAVDGKTKESSDINGKAICLIKKRGKVKALEEELHSSPEKDSLDLEEELCTHFGLAHTRWATHGEPSARNSHPHRSDNANEFVVIHNGIITNYKELKAYLIAKGYAFESETDTEVIPKLIKYVYDNREYDSISFSTLVERVIHQLEGAFALVFKSRHFPGEAVVARRGSPLLIGVRSEHELSTEHIPVQYKGALLKEDVQEKNNHNRTGGTINSVGDGRPVEYYFASDASAIIEHTNKVLYLEDHDIAVVRGGKLSIHRMNRQAGEDPVRAIQTLQMELQQIMKGNFDSFMQKEIFEQPESVVNTMRGRICFDSNTVILGGLKDHIKEIKRCRRLIMIGCGTSFHAAVATRQILEELTELPVMVELASDFLDRNTPVFRDDVSFFMSQSGETADTLMALRYCKERGALTVGITNTVGSSICRETDCGVHINAGPEIGVASTKAYTSQFVALTMFGLMMSEDRLSLQKRRLEIINSLRQLPDFIKKVLSLDEKIKIIAEELYQQRSLLVMGRGFNYATCLEGALKIKEITYMHSEGIMAGELKHGPLALIDKHMPVIMIIMKDACYTKCQNALQQVTARSGRPIILCSQDDTEVTTNAYRTIELPRIVDCLQGVLSVIPLQLLSFHLAVLRGYDVDCPRNLAKSVTVE
- the gfpt2 gene encoding glutamine--fructose-6-phosphate aminotransferase [isomerizing] 2 isoform X2, whose protein sequence is MCGIFAYLNHQVPRTRKEIFETLVKGLQRLEYRGYDSAGIAVDGKTKESSDINGKAICLIKKRGKVKALEEELHKKDSLDLEEELCTHFGLAHTRWATHGEPSARNSHPHRSDNANEFVVIHNGIITNYKELKAYLIAKGYAFESETDTEVIPKLIKYVYDNREYDSISFSTLVERVIHQLEGAFALVFKSRHFPGEAVVARRGSPLLIGVRSEHELSTEHIPVQYKGALLKEDVQEKNNHNRTGGTINSVGDGRPVEYYFASDASAIIEHTNKVLYLEDHDIAVVRGGKLSIHRMNRQAGEDPVRAIQTLQMELQQIMKGNFDSFMQKEIFEQPESVVNTMRGRICFDSNTVILGGLKDHIKEIKRCRRLIMIGCGTSFHAAVATRQILEELTELPVMVELASDFLDRNTPVFRDDVSFFMSQSGETADTLMALRYCKERGALTVGITNTVGSSICRETDCGVHINAGPEIGVASTKAYTSQFVALTMFGLMMSEDRLSLQKRRLEIINSLRQLPDFIKKVLSLDEKIKIIAEELYQQRSLLVMGRGFNYATCLEGALKIKEITYMHSEGIMAGELKHGPLALIDKHMPVIMIIMKDACYTKCQNALQQVTARSGRPIILCSQDDTEVTTNAYRTIELPRIVDCLQGVLSVIPLQLLSFHLAVLRGYDVDCPRNLAKSVTVE